From Paraburkholderia sabiae, a single genomic window includes:
- a CDS encoding ComEA family DNA-binding protein: MLKKLLMLCVALVLSVSAGFAAAVEVNSADQAALESVKGIGPVHAKAIIDERTKNGPFKDADDLANRVKGIGQKSVKNLEAAGLTINGSSAPPSGAPAKSTAATTSKATAAPAATTTQNPMQTTAPAAASDAKASKSKKKSKADAAAASAPAAMAASAPAMASDTTASKSKKSKKSKAASAASGA; the protein is encoded by the coding sequence ATGTTGAAAAAGCTGTTGATGCTGTGCGTTGCGCTGGTGCTGTCGGTCTCAGCAGGATTTGCGGCCGCCGTCGAAGTCAATTCGGCCGATCAGGCCGCGCTCGAATCGGTCAAGGGCATCGGCCCCGTCCATGCGAAAGCGATCATCGACGAACGCACGAAGAACGGCCCGTTCAAGGACGCCGACGATCTCGCCAACCGGGTCAAGGGTATCGGCCAGAAGTCGGTGAAGAATCTCGAAGCAGCGGGCCTCACGATCAACGGCTCGTCCGCGCCGCCGTCGGGTGCGCCTGCGAAATCGACGGCTGCGACGACGTCAAAAGCAACAGCCGCGCCGGCTGCCACCACGACGCAAAACCCGATGCAAACGACAGCGCCCGCTGCCGCATCGGACGCGAAAGCATCGAAGTCGAAGAAGAAGAGCAAGGCCGACGCCGCTGCGGCGTCAGCGCCTGCGGCTATGGCGGCATCCGCACCCGCGATGGCGTCGGACACGACCGCTTCGAAGTCGAAGAAATCGAAGAAGAGCAAGGCTGCGTCCGCTGCATCGGGCGCATAA
- a CDS encoding YidB family protein codes for MSLLDTLGSMLGGGESPQGGGQAALMSAALEFINNQPGGLNGLIQRFQQNGAGDIINSWVGTGENQPIAADTLHNVLGSETVANMAAKVGVEPSMVTGLLSQVLPHVVNAATPNGEVPADGKVDAGGLSGALGALGQIAGMFGNKNA; via the coding sequence ATGAGCCTACTCGACACCCTCGGTTCCATGCTGGGCGGCGGTGAATCGCCGCAAGGCGGCGGCCAGGCGGCGCTGATGAGCGCCGCGCTCGAATTTATCAACAACCAGCCGGGCGGCCTGAACGGCCTGATCCAGCGCTTCCAGCAGAACGGCGCGGGCGACATCATCAACTCGTGGGTCGGCACGGGCGAGAACCAGCCGATCGCCGCCGACACGCTGCACAACGTGCTCGGCTCGGAAACCGTCGCCAACATGGCGGCGAAAGTCGGCGTCGAACCGTCGATGGTGACGGGCCTGCTGTCGCAAGTATTGCCGCATGTGGTCAACGCGGCGACGCCGAACGGCGAAGTGCCCGCCGACGGCAAAGTCGACGCAGGCGGCCTCTCCGGCGCGCTGGGCGCGCTTGGCCAGATCGCGGGCATGTTCGGCAACAAGAACGCCTGA
- the pbpC gene encoding penicillin-binding protein 1C — translation MRQCANAMNCESTLKQRWPRALVRIALCVLLIGEPLAAHALPTFDDVRTEWRSSDWLLLSRDGVPLQRTRIDRTERRGDWVALADVSPALREAIVVSEDKRFYEHSGVDWRGAAAAAWANLWNTRTRGASTVTMQLTGLLDDERERSGQRSIAQKANQAVSALWLERTWRKDQILEAYLNLVPFRGETIGLSALSTTLFGKSPSGLDEREAAVAAALIRAPNAPYTKVSDRACRILRDMKAPERCANLTAFVQLAFARPAPALLSVSPDAPTLAPHIARRIASEMHPVAGTRVTSTLDAKLQRFASDTLTRTLVELNAPAHPRNVHDGAVVVLDNATGDVLAWVGSSGGLSGARDVDAVLARRQAGSTLKPFLYAQAIDERRLTTASLLDDAPLDLPAGGGLYIPQNYDKDFKGWVSVRTALGSSLNVPAVRTLVMVTPHRFAKTLTALGLPLDQSGDYYGYSLALGSADVTLLSLTNAYRALANGGVAAPTVDVLRRPSSPVATQTQRVFSGDASYVITTVLSDNNARTRTFGFDSPLATRFFSAVKTGTSKDMRDNWTIGYTSRYTVGVWVGNADGQPMWDVSGVTGASPIWAAVVGYLHRRVPSVGPRAPAGVVQTRVTFDGNIEPARNEWFVSGTQTPVVGLAANAHAADEATSVSRASTRQSAAAANAAPRIGSPADGTLFALDPDIPAARQRIVFERASGSSGRSSWRLDGKPLGRDERVLWLPWPGRHVLELVDADGTSADSVHFEVRGAAARRSTPPKSPTPLTSTQQDRTTNGQNL, via the coding sequence ATGCGTCAATGTGCGAACGCGATGAACTGCGAGTCCACGCTCAAACAGCGTTGGCCTCGCGCGTTAGTGCGGATCGCGTTGTGCGTGCTGTTGATCGGCGAACCGCTCGCCGCGCACGCACTGCCGACTTTCGACGACGTCCGCACCGAATGGCGCAGTTCCGACTGGCTGCTGCTGTCGCGCGACGGCGTGCCGCTGCAACGCACGCGCATCGACCGGACCGAGCGGCGCGGCGACTGGGTCGCGCTCGCGGACGTGTCGCCCGCGCTGCGCGAAGCGATCGTCGTGTCGGAAGACAAGCGCTTTTACGAACATAGCGGCGTCGACTGGCGCGGCGCTGCGGCGGCCGCTTGGGCGAACCTGTGGAACACGCGCACGCGCGGCGCGTCGACGGTCACGATGCAGCTAACGGGTCTGCTCGATGACGAGCGGGAGCGTTCGGGCCAGCGTTCGATCGCGCAGAAGGCCAATCAGGCCGTGAGCGCGCTGTGGCTCGAACGCACGTGGCGCAAGGATCAGATTCTCGAAGCGTATCTGAACCTCGTGCCGTTTCGCGGTGAGACGATCGGTCTGTCCGCGCTGTCGACCACGCTGTTCGGCAAGTCGCCGTCGGGTCTCGACGAACGCGAAGCCGCCGTCGCCGCCGCCTTGATCCGCGCGCCGAACGCGCCGTACACGAAGGTCAGCGACCGCGCGTGCCGCATCCTGCGCGACATGAAAGCGCCCGAGCGCTGCGCGAATCTCACGGCGTTCGTGCAACTGGCGTTCGCGCGCCCTGCTCCCGCGCTGCTGTCCGTGTCGCCCGATGCGCCGACGCTCGCGCCGCACATCGCGCGTCGCATCGCGAGCGAAATGCATCCTGTAGCGGGCACGCGCGTGACCAGCACGCTCGACGCAAAATTGCAGCGGTTCGCCAGCGACACGCTCACGCGCACGCTCGTCGAACTCAACGCGCCCGCGCATCCGCGCAACGTGCACGACGGCGCTGTGGTCGTGCTCGATAACGCGACGGGCGACGTGCTCGCGTGGGTCGGCTCGTCGGGCGGATTGTCGGGCGCGCGCGATGTCGATGCCGTGCTCGCGCGCCGCCAGGCGGGCTCGACGTTGAAGCCCTTCCTGTATGCGCAGGCCATCGACGAACGGCGGCTCACCACGGCATCGCTGCTCGACGACGCGCCGCTCGATCTCCCGGCAGGCGGCGGCCTCTACATTCCGCAGAACTACGACAAGGACTTCAAGGGCTGGGTGAGCGTGCGCACGGCGCTCGGCTCGTCGCTGAACGTGCCCGCCGTGCGCACGCTGGTGATGGTCACGCCGCACCGGTTCGCGAAGACGCTCACCGCGCTCGGCCTTCCGCTCGATCAGAGCGGCGACTATTACGGCTATTCGCTCGCGCTCGGCAGCGCGGACGTGACGCTGCTGTCGCTGACCAACGCGTATCGCGCGCTCGCCAACGGCGGCGTGGCCGCGCCGACCGTCGATGTCCTGCGGCGCCCGTCGTCGCCCGTGGCAACGCAAACGCAACGCGTCTTCAGCGGCGACGCGAGCTACGTCATCACGACCGTTCTGTCGGACAACAACGCGCGCACGCGCACGTTCGGCTTCGACAGCCCGCTCGCGACGCGCTTTTTCTCGGCCGTGAAAACGGGCACCAGCAAGGATATGCGCGACAACTGGACGATCGGCTATACGTCGCGTTACACGGTCGGCGTGTGGGTCGGCAATGCGGACGGCCAGCCGATGTGGGACGTATCCGGCGTCACGGGCGCCTCGCCCATCTGGGCGGCTGTCGTCGGCTATCTGCACCGGCGCGTGCCGAGCGTCGGGCCGCGCGCGCCCGCAGGAGTCGTGCAAACGCGCGTGACCTTCGACGGCAATATCGAGCCCGCGCGCAACGAGTGGTTCGTCAGCGGCACGCAGACGCCCGTTGTCGGGCTCGCGGCGAACGCCCATGCGGCCGACGAGGCAACGTCCGTTTCGCGCGCGTCGACGCGGCAAAGTGCGGCGGCGGCAAACGCCGCGCCGCGCATCGGCTCGCCCGCCGACGGCACGCTGTTCGCGCTCGATCCCGACATTCCCGCCGCGCGTCAGCGCATCGTGTTCGAGCGCGCAAGCGGCTCGTCCGGGCGCAGCAGCTGGCGGCTCGACGGCAAGCCGCTCGGCCGCGACGAGCGCGTGCTGTGGCTGCCGTGGCCGGGCCGTCACGTGCTCGAACTCGTCGATGCAGACGGCACGAGCGCCGATTCGGTGCATTTCGAAGTGCGCGGCGCAGCGGCACGCCGATCCACGCCGCCGAAATCTCCAACTCCTCTGACATCCACCCAGCAAGACCGCACTACGAACGGGCAAAACCTTTAA